A portion of the Edaphobacter bradus genome contains these proteins:
- a CDS encoding peroxiredoxin-like family protein, which yields MKFRAGDTFPQLSVFTSKGTRLVIPVAGARYTHIQFRRFSGCPICNAHIAALRRNKAELDAAGIHEVLFFHSSQEDVADFHNDLPFDAVGDREKRYYRQFGVESSWRYISWAATKAAFSSILRGRMGAKMTGGALGLPAEFLVAPDGRIKAAHYGKHAYDQWPVEALLDFLRDSKPEAASKAT from the coding sequence ATGAAGTTCAGGGCCGGAGATACCTTTCCTCAACTCAGTGTTTTTACCTCCAAAGGGACACGCTTGGTGATTCCCGTCGCCGGCGCACGCTATACGCACATTCAATTTCGGCGATTTTCCGGGTGCCCCATTTGCAATGCTCACATCGCGGCACTTCGCAGGAATAAAGCCGAGCTTGACGCCGCTGGGATACACGAAGTGTTGTTCTTCCACTCATCACAGGAGGACGTGGCAGATTTTCACAACGATCTTCCCTTTGACGCTGTAGGCGACCGCGAGAAGCGCTACTATCGCCAGTTCGGAGTTGAGTCGTCCTGGAGATATATCAGTTGGGCTGCAACCAAAGCCGCCTTCTCCAGTATTTTGCGCGGGCGAATGGGAGCGAAGATGACTGGCGGTGCGCTCGGTTTGCCAGCCGAGTTCCTGGTCGCTCCTGACGGCCGAATCAAAGCCGCACACTACGGCAAGCACGCCTACGATCAATGGCCTGTGGAGGCGCTTCTCGATTTCCTCCGAGATTCGAAACCAGAGGCCGCGAGTAAGGCTACTTAA
- a CDS encoding TetR/AcrR family transcriptional regulator: MKAKEHKPHPIRARLDEERLTELLDVAAEIFISEGFSAASTNEIARRANSSKTTFYSRFPTKEQLFLAVIDRRINGIFQQVAATLPEEPPLDETLRKFGSTLIRLAMSNEQIALFRVVSMEAATFPELGKHFYELGPKRGEETLAAYFTKQVEKRRLLNEDTRQMAQHFLSLVTGGPVRWFVLGFDPISMSKNAIHKHLDSAVLMFMRAYQRSPAK; the protein is encoded by the coding sequence ATGAAAGCAAAGGAGCACAAGCCTCACCCCATCCGGGCCAGGCTGGATGAAGAGCGCTTGACCGAGCTGCTTGACGTGGCTGCGGAGATCTTTATCTCCGAGGGCTTTTCGGCAGCCAGCACGAACGAAATCGCGCGGCGGGCCAATTCGTCGAAGACCACCTTCTACTCCCGGTTTCCTACGAAGGAGCAGTTGTTCCTGGCAGTGATCGACCGGCGAATTAATGGCATCTTTCAGCAGGTTGCCGCCACGCTGCCTGAGGAGCCTCCCTTAGATGAGACTCTGCGGAAGTTTGGCTCGACCCTGATTCGACTGGCGATGTCGAACGAACAGATTGCGCTGTTTCGGGTGGTCAGCATGGAAGCGGCCACGTTCCCTGAATTGGGGAAGCACTTTTACGAACTTGGACCTAAGCGCGGCGAAGAAACATTGGCCGCATATTTCACGAAGCAGGTGGAGAAGAGGCGGCTATTGAATGAGGATACCCGCCAGATGGCCCAGCACTTCCTCAGCCTAGTCACAGGTGGCCCGGTGCGTTGGTTTGTGCTCGGATTCGATCCTATTTCTATGTCGAAGAATGCAATCCATAAGCATCTTGACTCTGCAGTGCTGATGTTTATGAGGGCTTACCAGCGTTCTCCAGCCAAGTAG
- a CDS encoding HlyD family secretion protein, whose translation MSSKHRNTVTSMSAVLEEEGASPEPVPEPAAETPEPTRESRPSRPAHRRKIIFAAVALVVILTATGYFARDAYLYQDTDDAQVDGHIMPLSSRITGQIQKVNVVQGQRVSADEVLAVIDPNDYKVADDQARAFLLDAEATAASSHSSVPISSATAWSSLDSSTTEVTNAEAGVSAAERNLDAARANEQQAEANSTKTDADLIRYQQLVAEQVISQQQFDQANASAKANRAAVVAAIAQVQSAQQALRQAQGKLLQAQAALRNAQTAPQQVSVARDKADAAEATVKERAAQLAQADLNLSYTIVRSPVDGIVGRKSVEVGQNVGVGQELFQVVPLDDIWVTANFKETQLAHMRPGQPVEIKVDAYGRTWKGHVTNMGGGAGSVFSLLPPENATGNYVKVVQRIPVRIDFDRSPRQVFNADGLLEPGLSVDPKVRVR comes from the coding sequence ATGTCAAGCAAGCATCGAAACACCGTCACCAGCATGTCCGCAGTGCTCGAAGAGGAGGGGGCGTCACCGGAACCAGTTCCCGAACCCGCAGCGGAAACACCCGAACCCACGCGCGAATCCCGCCCGTCGCGCCCGGCTCACAGAAGGAAGATCATCTTCGCGGCGGTGGCTCTTGTCGTGATCCTCACGGCCACCGGCTACTTCGCTCGGGACGCGTATCTCTACCAGGACACCGATGATGCGCAGGTAGATGGGCACATCATGCCCTTGAGTTCGCGTATCACAGGACAGATTCAGAAGGTGAATGTCGTTCAGGGCCAGCGAGTGAGTGCCGACGAAGTGCTGGCTGTGATCGATCCAAATGACTACAAAGTGGCTGACGACCAAGCCAGGGCCTTTCTGCTGGACGCAGAGGCGACAGCCGCTAGCTCTCATTCGAGCGTGCCAATCAGCTCTGCCACTGCGTGGAGCAGTCTCGATTCATCGACCACAGAAGTTACGAACGCAGAAGCTGGAGTCAGTGCGGCTGAACGGAATCTCGACGCGGCGCGAGCGAATGAGCAACAGGCCGAGGCGAATTCAACCAAAACCGACGCGGACCTGATCCGTTATCAGCAGCTCGTCGCGGAACAAGTTATCTCGCAGCAGCAGTTTGACCAGGCTAACGCGTCTGCAAAGGCCAATCGCGCTGCGGTCGTTGCAGCCATTGCGCAGGTACAGTCAGCGCAACAGGCGCTCCGCCAGGCGCAAGGCAAGCTCCTTCAGGCGCAAGCGGCGTTGCGCAACGCTCAGACCGCGCCTCAGCAGGTCTCGGTCGCGCGTGATAAGGCGGATGCTGCCGAAGCGACGGTGAAGGAGCGAGCGGCGCAGCTTGCCCAGGCCGACCTGAACCTCAGCTACACGATCGTCCGCTCTCCAGTGGATGGAATCGTAGGACGCAAGTCCGTCGAAGTGGGCCAGAACGTTGGAGTAGGGCAGGAGTTATTCCAGGTTGTGCCGCTCGACGACATCTGGGTCACAGCCAATTTCAAGGAAACGCAACTTGCTCACATGCGCCCGGGGCAGCCGGTCGAGATCAAAGTGGACGCCTACGGCCGTACCTGGAAAGGTCACGTCACCAACATGGGCGGCGGCGCGGGCTCGGTCTTCAGCCTATTGCCACCCGAGAACGCGACGGGAAACTACGTCAAGGTCGTCCAGCGTATTCCGGTACGCATCGACTTCGATCGCTCGCCTCGGCAGGTCTTCAATGCTGACGGACTGCTGGAGCCCGGACTGTCGGTAGATCCGAAGGTGAGGGTACGATGA
- a CDS encoding DHA2 family efflux MFS transporter permease subunit has translation MQRPKVNPWIIAVTVTLATIMEVLDTSIANVALPHIAGSLGASADESTWVLTSYLVANAVVLPIGAYLGSIIGRKKFYMTCVVIFGVSSLLCGLAPSLPMLLFFRVLQGLGGGGLQPSEQSILADTFPPEKRGQAFAVYGLAVITAPIVGPSLGGWITDNYDWRWIFFINIPIAVLSLFLTHRLVEDTPKIKKEVEEAKRGGFRLDWIGFGLVALTFGSLEVVMDKGQEDDWFGSNFIVAFTMLAIVGLIVLIIWELRQAQGKNRPVLDLKLFASRNFSVSFLMMFVLGFTLYATTVLLPQLLQTLMGYTAELSGFAMSSGGLATIICMPIVGILISKLDGRYLIIFGFSSIALALFYMTSLDLQMSFAYAAKLRFLQSIGLPFLFVPINTLIYVGVPPGKNNDVSGLSNLARNIGGSAGTSFFTTMLARHQQVHQQYLVQHVHGGSQAYIQQARALSQQFLTRTAALTDAHTKAMLSLYQSVQVQASVLSYIDILQSLCIICACMVPLVFLMKRPPKGTKAAVH, from the coding sequence ATGCAACGGCCTAAGGTGAACCCGTGGATCATCGCAGTTACAGTCACCCTGGCAACCATCATGGAGGTACTGGACACTTCCATCGCCAACGTTGCACTGCCACACATCGCAGGTTCCCTCGGCGCATCGGCGGACGAGTCCACCTGGGTCCTGACCTCGTACCTCGTGGCCAACGCAGTCGTACTGCCCATAGGGGCTTATCTGGGCAGCATCATTGGCCGCAAGAAGTTCTATATGACGTGCGTTGTCATCTTTGGAGTGAGTTCGCTGTTGTGCGGCCTGGCTCCATCACTACCCATGCTGTTGTTCTTTCGCGTGCTTCAGGGGCTCGGAGGAGGCGGACTGCAACCTTCTGAGCAATCCATTCTGGCTGATACCTTTCCACCGGAAAAACGTGGCCAAGCCTTCGCAGTCTACGGTCTGGCAGTTATCACCGCACCCATTGTCGGTCCTTCGCTGGGAGGGTGGATCACGGACAACTACGATTGGCGCTGGATCTTTTTCATCAATATCCCCATTGCCGTCCTGTCACTGTTTCTGACGCATCGCCTTGTCGAGGACACTCCAAAAATCAAGAAGGAGGTCGAAGAAGCCAAACGAGGAGGGTTCCGGCTCGACTGGATCGGCTTCGGTCTTGTAGCCCTTACCTTTGGTTCCCTCGAAGTGGTCATGGACAAGGGGCAGGAAGACGACTGGTTTGGGTCTAACTTCATCGTCGCCTTTACGATGCTTGCTATCGTCGGCCTGATTGTTCTGATCATCTGGGAGTTGCGTCAAGCGCAAGGCAAGAACCGCCCGGTCCTGGACCTGAAGTTATTCGCTTCTCGAAACTTCAGTGTCTCCTTCCTGATGATGTTCGTGCTCGGCTTTACGCTATACGCGACGACAGTCCTTCTGCCCCAGCTCCTTCAAACGCTCATGGGCTATACGGCGGAACTCTCCGGCTTCGCCATGTCCAGCGGAGGTCTGGCGACGATCATATGCATGCCTATCGTAGGGATCCTGATCTCGAAACTTGATGGACGATACCTCATCATATTCGGGTTCAGCAGTATCGCACTCGCGCTGTTCTATATGACCAGTCTTGACCTGCAGATGAGCTTCGCGTATGCGGCCAAGCTGCGCTTTCTTCAGTCAATCGGCCTGCCCTTTTTATTCGTGCCCATTAATACCCTGATCTATGTGGGAGTTCCTCCCGGCAAGAACAATGACGTCTCCGGCCTCTCGAATCTTGCACGCAACATCGGCGGCTCTGCTGGAACGTCATTCTTCACCACGATGCTGGCTCGCCATCAGCAGGTACACCAGCAATATCTGGTGCAGCATGTTCACGGGGGCAGCCAGGCCTACATCCAACAGGCGCGAGCGCTCAGCCAGCAATTCCTGACCCGCACCGCCGCTCTGACCGATGCTCACACCAAAGCAATGCTGAGCCTCTATCAATCTGTACAAGTACAGGCCAGTGTGTTGAGTTATATCGACATCCTGCAATCGCTCTGTATCATCTGCGCCTGCATGGTTCCCCTGGTTTTTCTCATGAAGCGGCCACCGAAAGGAACAAAAGCCGCGGTTCACTAA
- a CDS encoding sigma-54-dependent Fis family transcriptional regulator has protein sequence MLASAQHADPQQKHDMASPASFPAHSTSPQGAVTATDTDVFEHSEANLCQDVDELRRIVDLISQTIIVLNPDGTAIYANRVALEYTGLSLDEVRSDNFRDRVFHPEDIQRLREERQKGLSGSVPFENEQRARGKDGKYRWFLIRYNPLLDEGGKVIRWYATGTDIEHRKQAENKLRQEERELRQLIDFLPQHVLVLDKDGTLLQANKTMLDYKGFTLEEMKGAGTRERITRDIHPDDLERVQNERSAGLSRGMPFETEKRLLGKDGQFRWFLFRYNPVLNEAGDIVRWFATATDIEDRKQAEDRMRNETVALREDIVKSSMFEEIVGSSKAMGNMEAQISRVAPTDSTVLIQGETGTGKELIARAIHNRSRRANRAFICVNCAAIPPSLIASELFGHEKGAFTGALQRRLGRFESADGGTIFLDEVGELPQETQISLLRVLQEQEFERVGGNRSIHVDVRVLAATNRDLNAAIDEGGFRKDLFYRLNVFPICVPPLRDRTDDIPLLVEYFVDRYAKKAGKRIRSINKQTLQLFKSYSWPGNVRELQNVIERAVIVCDGETFRVDASWFPKTVAVSKARHPFAADLAQREKTMIGNALRETKGVISGPAGAAAKLGLPRQTLESKISKLGINRYRFKKS, from the coding sequence ATGTTGGCAAGCGCGCAGCACGCGGATCCGCAGCAAAAGCATGATATGGCGAGCCCTGCCTCCTTTCCCGCGCATAGCACGTCCCCTCAGGGCGCAGTAACCGCGACCGATACTGATGTTTTCGAGCACTCCGAGGCCAATCTTTGTCAAGACGTAGATGAACTGAGGCGGATCGTCGATCTTATTTCACAAACCATCATCGTTTTGAATCCCGACGGCACGGCCATTTACGCAAATCGCGTGGCACTTGAGTACACGGGGCTGTCTCTGGACGAAGTGCGCTCCGATAACTTCCGGGATCGCGTGTTCCATCCAGAAGACATTCAGAGACTTCGAGAAGAGCGACAGAAAGGTCTCTCTGGCTCGGTTCCGTTCGAAAACGAGCAGCGCGCTCGAGGGAAAGACGGCAAATATCGGTGGTTTCTGATCCGATACAACCCTTTACTCGATGAGGGAGGAAAGGTCATTCGCTGGTACGCGACGGGCACGGACATCGAGCATCGTAAGCAGGCTGAAAATAAACTTCGGCAGGAAGAACGCGAACTGCGGCAACTCATAGATTTCCTCCCTCAGCATGTGCTTGTGCTAGACAAGGATGGCACCTTGCTTCAAGCAAACAAGACGATGCTTGACTACAAGGGCTTCACCCTGGAAGAAATGAAAGGCGCGGGAACCCGGGAGAGGATCACCAGAGACATTCACCCAGACGATCTAGAGAGAGTTCAAAACGAACGAAGCGCGGGCCTTTCAAGGGGAATGCCGTTCGAGACGGAAAAGCGGCTGCTGGGTAAAGATGGTCAGTTTCGCTGGTTCCTTTTTCGCTACAATCCGGTACTCAATGAAGCCGGAGATATCGTCCGGTGGTTCGCAACGGCGACCGACATCGAAGATCGCAAACAGGCCGAAGATCGCATGCGAAATGAAACCGTCGCATTGCGAGAGGATATTGTCAAATCTTCGATGTTCGAAGAGATTGTCGGATCGTCGAAGGCAATGGGCAATATGGAGGCGCAGATTTCCCGCGTTGCGCCGACCGATTCCACTGTGCTGATTCAAGGCGAGACGGGAACCGGCAAGGAATTGATTGCGCGCGCGATCCACAACCGCTCGAGGCGCGCGAATCGCGCCTTCATTTGCGTCAACTGTGCCGCGATTCCGCCCTCGCTGATCGCTTCCGAATTGTTTGGCCACGAAAAGGGCGCATTTACGGGAGCGTTACAGAGACGGCTCGGCCGCTTCGAATCGGCCGATGGCGGAACGATTTTCCTCGACGAGGTTGGGGAACTTCCGCAGGAGACGCAGATTTCGCTCCTTCGGGTTCTGCAAGAACAGGAATTCGAACGCGTTGGTGGAAATCGGTCAATACACGTTGACGTGCGGGTGTTGGCGGCGACAAACAGAGATTTGAATGCGGCTATAGATGAGGGTGGCTTCCGCAAGGACCTCTTTTATCGCCTGAATGTGTTTCCTATCTGTGTCCCGCCGCTTCGTGACCGCACCGATGACATTCCGTTACTAGTTGAGTATTTCGTCGATCGCTACGCAAAGAAAGCTGGCAAACGAATTCGCAGCATCAACAAGCAGACGCTGCAGCTATTCAAGAGCTATAGCTGGCCCGGCAATGTGCGCGAACTACAGAACGTAATCGAGCGGGCTGTGATTGTTTGCGATGGTGAAACATTTCGCGTCGATGCAAGTTGGTTCCCAAAGACTGTTGCCGTTTCGAAAGCGAGGCATCCCTTCGCTGCCGACCTCGCTCAGCGGGAGAAGACGATGATCGGAAATGCGCTGCGCGAAACGAAGGGCGTGATCTCTGGTCCCGCCGGTGCGGCTGCGAAGTTAGGCCTCCCCCGTCAGACCCTGGAATCGAAGATCAGTAAGCTGGGTATTAATCGCTACCGTTTTAAGAAATCGTAG
- a CDS encoding alpha/beta fold hydrolase — protein MSNYTHETVPTQFVQANGTRYAYRRFGKVGTVPLLCLGYFNSNMDGWDPSVTNSLAADHEVILVDNAGVGSSGGETPHTVEGMTEQCVAFCRALGLKAMHVVGFSLGGMIAQKLALDHPDLIQRLILLGTGPRGGEGMTFAELSAEEQADPVAFLLGAFFSPSQASQAAGREYMKRLESRKQDRDLPVSRSSAEAQLAAIREWGTIPANGRYATLKNITHTTLIVHGNKDIVVQPINAFILAEHLPNAQLIVYPDSSHGAQYQHARVFLEHVKLFLSN, from the coding sequence ATGAGCAATTACACACACGAAACGGTACCAACACAATTTGTTCAGGCCAATGGAACTCGTTATGCCTACCGTCGATTCGGCAAGGTGGGAACGGTTCCGTTGCTGTGTCTCGGGTACTTCAATTCCAACATGGACGGCTGGGATCCTTCAGTCACAAACAGCCTCGCAGCGGATCATGAAGTCATTCTGGTAGACAATGCAGGCGTTGGATCTTCGGGTGGAGAAACGCCTCACACAGTTGAGGGGATGACCGAGCAATGTGTTGCTTTCTGTCGTGCGCTCGGCTTGAAAGCGATGCATGTCGTGGGTTTCTCCCTGGGCGGGATGATCGCGCAGAAGCTGGCCCTTGACCATCCTGACCTCATCCAGCGGCTGATTTTGTTGGGCACAGGACCGCGCGGCGGAGAAGGCATGACCTTCGCCGAACTCTCAGCTGAGGAACAAGCAGATCCGGTTGCGTTTCTATTGGGAGCATTCTTTTCTCCTTCGCAGGCCAGCCAGGCGGCTGGGAGAGAATACATGAAGAGACTCGAGTCCCGCAAGCAGGATCGAGATCTTCCGGTGTCGAGGAGTTCTGCCGAGGCACAGCTCGCCGCGATTAGAGAATGGGGAACGATACCCGCAAATGGGCGTTACGCCACGTTGAAAAACATCACACACACAACGCTCATAGTTCACGGCAACAAAGACATTGTGGTTCAGCCGATAAATGCGTTCATCCTTGCTGAGCACCTGCCTAACGCTCAGCTCATCGTGTACCCCGATTCGAGCCACGGAGCGCAGTATCAACACGCAAGAGTGTTCCTTGAGCACGTGAAGCTGTTTTTGAGTAACTGA
- a CDS encoding alcohol dehydrogenase catalytic domain-containing protein has product MNETYKAIELSGPGKFSEVKKPLLDPGPNQVRIRVEACGVCHSDAATVEGLFPIDWPRVPGHEVVGRIDALGPVVQGWALGQRVGVGFLGGSCGYCEFCRNGDLVNCQNQEFTGIHHDGGYAEVMIAKASGLVSIAEDLSSADAAPLLCAGITTFSALRNAPAKAGDLVAVLGIGGLGHLAVQYARHMGFEVAAIARGTNTAELAKKLGAHHYIDSTATDPAAALQALGGAKVILITASGGKTIAATFKGLRPGGVSIALGVGPEPIEVTGMDLIFASRKVEGALTGTPATGDVTLRFSALSGVSAMIETVPLNQAASAYAKMMDGKARFRMVLVTKNGAGQSAR; this is encoded by the coding sequence ATGAACGAAACATACAAGGCAATCGAACTCTCGGGACCAGGAAAGTTCTCGGAAGTAAAAAAGCCACTTCTGGATCCAGGTCCCAATCAGGTACGCATTCGCGTCGAGGCCTGTGGGGTGTGCCATTCGGATGCGGCCACTGTGGAAGGGCTCTTTCCAATCGATTGGCCGCGCGTTCCGGGGCATGAAGTCGTCGGACGGATCGACGCTCTTGGTCCCGTCGTCCAGGGCTGGGCGCTCGGTCAGCGCGTGGGGGTCGGGTTTCTCGGTGGTTCTTGTGGCTATTGCGAATTCTGTCGCAATGGCGATCTCGTGAACTGCCAGAACCAGGAATTTACCGGCATTCATCATGATGGCGGATACGCCGAAGTGATGATCGCAAAGGCGAGCGGACTCGTATCGATTGCTGAAGACCTATCCTCTGCCGATGCGGCGCCGCTGCTGTGCGCGGGAATCACGACCTTCAGTGCTCTGCGAAACGCACCGGCAAAGGCTGGCGATCTTGTCGCTGTGCTCGGTATCGGCGGGCTTGGCCATCTGGCCGTCCAATATGCCCGGCATATGGGATTCGAGGTCGCGGCGATTGCTCGTGGCACCAACACAGCGGAATTAGCCAAGAAGCTCGGCGCCCACCACTATATCGACAGCACTGCTACGGACCCCGCCGCAGCTCTGCAAGCGCTCGGCGGTGCGAAGGTCATTCTGATAACCGCCTCCGGAGGCAAGACAATTGCCGCGACGTTTAAGGGACTGCGTCCGGGCGGCGTCTCGATCGCCCTCGGCGTCGGGCCGGAGCCGATCGAGGTCACGGGCATGGATCTGATTTTCGCAAGCCGCAAGGTCGAAGGTGCCCTGACGGGAACGCCAGCGACCGGTGACGTCACCCTGCGCTTCAGCGCCCTGAGCGGTGTCTCCGCCATGATCGAGACCGTGCCACTCAACCAGGCGGCATCCGCATACGCCAAGATGATGGACGGGAAGGCGCGCTTTCGCATGGTGCTGGTTACAAAGAACGGTGCCGGTCAGAGTGCGCGCTGA
- a CDS encoding aldehyde dehydrogenase family protein: MTTLSNPKMSEFQTDSIQSTSQWDSVEELFGKQKACFSTDVTKTYEWRADQLDRLVHMLKENYKRFADASCKDFKTASQENVFEVSAPIATSEFAKSQLKEWMRPVEAPLPKFLAASGHKGMVYREPYGVTLIICPFNGPLLLSLRPAVGALSAGNPCILKLSEALLATDELLLELIPKYFEPEALSAVVGGREIVTNLLKLPFDFIFLTGRVGVGKVVMRAAAEHITPVLLELGGQNPAIVDETANIPDAAKKIVWGAMTWGGQWCTSPGYAVVHESVAEEFVAECKKAVVELYGADPKSNSDYSRVISPSAVNRLASLIDPSKVVYGGKFDAPARYLDPTILYPISWFDKIMEDEIFGPLLPILTYSNLGALLTKIKSMPKPLAGYVFSRNQKAIDRVLQSLSFGGGAVNQTNVFLFIESMPYGGVGTSGIGNYYGKYGYDSLTHAKSILISPPDVAIDHLFPPYTKEKVQALNQWFDY, translated from the coding sequence ATGACTACGTTATCAAACCCCAAGATGAGTGAATTTCAAACAGACTCCATTCAGTCCACCTCTCAATGGGATTCCGTTGAAGAATTGTTTGGGAAACAGAAGGCATGCTTTAGCACAGATGTGACGAAGACTTATGAGTGGAGAGCCGATCAGCTCGATCGTCTTGTCCACATGCTCAAGGAGAACTATAAGCGTTTTGCCGACGCCTCGTGCAAGGACTTCAAGACGGCATCCCAGGAGAACGTCTTCGAGGTCTCGGCCCCGATCGCAACCAGCGAATTCGCAAAGTCCCAGCTCAAAGAATGGATGAGGCCTGTCGAAGCTCCCCTTCCAAAGTTCCTCGCTGCATCCGGGCATAAGGGTATGGTGTACCGCGAGCCTTACGGGGTTACGCTGATCATCTGTCCATTTAATGGACCGCTTCTGTTGTCGTTGCGTCCTGCGGTTGGCGCATTATCGGCCGGCAACCCCTGCATCTTGAAACTCTCCGAAGCGCTGCTGGCAACGGACGAGTTGCTGCTGGAATTGATTCCCAAGTACTTCGAGCCGGAAGCCCTGAGCGCTGTGGTCGGTGGCCGCGAGATAGTGACGAATCTCCTAAAGCTTCCATTTGATTTCATATTCCTTACGGGAAGGGTAGGTGTGGGCAAGGTAGTGATGCGAGCGGCTGCTGAACACATCACTCCAGTATTGCTGGAATTGGGAGGACAGAACCCCGCCATTGTTGATGAGACGGCGAACATTCCGGATGCCGCCAAGAAAATTGTCTGGGGTGCGATGACATGGGGAGGACAGTGGTGTACCTCTCCTGGCTACGCTGTCGTTCATGAGTCCGTGGCAGAAGAGTTTGTCGCGGAGTGCAAAAAAGCTGTCGTCGAACTTTACGGCGCAGACCCAAAGAGTAATTCAGATTACTCGCGTGTCATAAGCCCTTCTGCTGTCAACAGGCTTGCGTCGCTGATCGATCCGAGCAAGGTGGTCTATGGTGGCAAGTTTGACGCCCCAGCACGCTACCTCGACCCGACCATTCTGTACCCCATTTCGTGGTTCGACAAAATCATGGAAGACGAAATATTCGGGCCGCTTTTGCCCATCCTTACTTACTCCAACCTTGGCGCTCTACTCACAAAAATCAAGTCGATGCCAAAACCACTCGCCGGCTACGTGTTCAGCCGAAACCAAAAGGCGATCGACCGCGTGTTGCAATCCCTTTCCTTCGGCGGAGGCGCAGTTAATCAGACCAATGTTTTCTTGTTCATTGAGTCCATGCCGTACGGAGGAGTGGGAACATCCGGCATCGGGAATTACTACGGGAAGTACGGCTACGATTCTCTGACGCACGCCAAGTCGATCCTGATATCTCCACCGGACGTGGCTATTGATCACTTGTTTCCGCCTTACACGAAAGAAAAGGTGCAAGCACTCAATCAATGGTTCGACTATTAG
- a CDS encoding HD domain-containing protein produces the protein MRSWLFAVVLGEQMKTAPDLELVAAAALLHDLGLTEKYAAEARFEVDGANAARSFLQARGVAPHQVQLVWDAIALHTHASIAPYKEPEVSVIFEGVNVDVVGYAFDRIPPSQMKAILSEFPRLEMKKGITACFAKVAREKPQTTYDNGLRDFGLKFVEGYHVAMTGPDLIANAPFED, from the coding sequence ATGAGGTCCTGGCTGTTCGCAGTGGTTCTTGGAGAGCAGATGAAGACAGCACCAGACCTGGAGCTCGTCGCCGCGGCGGCGCTCCTGCACGATCTAGGCCTCACCGAGAAGTATGCAGCTGAGGCCAGGTTCGAAGTGGATGGAGCAAACGCGGCACGATCGTTCCTTCAGGCTCGTGGCGTTGCCCCGCACCAGGTCCAACTCGTTTGGGACGCGATTGCTCTGCACACCCATGCGTCGATAGCGCCGTATAAGGAACCGGAGGTCTCGGTCATCTTCGAAGGGGTGAATGTCGATGTCGTGGGATATGCCTTCGATCGAATTCCACCCAGCCAGATGAAAGCGATCTTGAGCGAATTCCCGCGTCTGGAAATGAAGAAAGGCATCACGGCCTGTTTCGCGAAGGTTGCGCGCGAAAAGCCGCAAACGACTTATGACAACGGTCTGCGTGATTTTGGGCTGAAGTTTGTCGAAGGTTACCACGTGGCAATGACCGGCCCTGATCTGATCGCAAATGCTCCGTTTGAGGATTGA